From the genome of Malus sylvestris chromosome 6, drMalSylv7.2, whole genome shotgun sequence, one region includes:
- the LOC126625213 gene encoding thylakoid lumenal 17.9 kDa protein, chloroplastic, with protein sequence MTNMSFNLMGHLLLPPTSNHSIPTTSHCLQNPKSSLQNLTRKPIILPSLLSLALTVTLGSPLPALAIPSLNSQSNVAPPPPTTPFSQAKNLKTGLEFGKIRPCPSINPGCVSTNPRSSSFAFPLEIPANSLDNAIQRLKEAILETQKNPKIQIVEDTPDGQYLQAEFDGGFGRDVVEFLVKGDLASYRCMATKVTYLYPFTTALGNSQGQEERMKKITDQLGWYAPSFEAMD encoded by the exons ATGACCAACATGAGCTTCAATTTGATgggtcatcttcttcttcctccaacttCCAATCACTCAATCCCCACAACCTCTCATTGCCTCCAAAACCCGAAATCCAGTTTGCAGAACTTGACCCGAAAGCCGATAATCCTCCCTAGTCTCCTCTCTCTAGCTCTCACTGTCACACTTGGCTCACCTTTACCTGCTTTGGCAATCCCTTCTCTCAACTCTCAGTCCAATGTAGCCCCTCCTCCTCCGACCACTCCATTCTCTCAGGCCAAGAATTTGAAGACTGGCCTCGAATTCGG GAAAATTAGACCTTGCCCATCGATAAATCCTGGCTGTGTGTCGACAAATCCAAGATCGTCATCGTTTGCATTTCCATTGGAGATTCCTGCAAATTCTTTAGACAATGCAATTCAG AGGTTGAAAGAAGCAATCTTGGAAACTcaaaagaacccaaaaattcagaTCGTGGAAGATACTCCTGATG GGCAATATTTACAAGCTGAGTTCGATGGAGGCTTTGGCAGGGATGTGGTGGAGTTTCTGGTGAAAGGAGACTTGGCTTCGTACAGGTGCATGGCCACAAAAGTAACATATTTGTACCCTTTCACAACTGCTCTAGGAAATTCACAGGGACAAGAAGAGCGGATGAAGAAAATTACTGACCAGTTGGGTTGGTATGCTCCAAGTTTTGAAGCCATGgactaa